A genomic stretch from Croceibacterium aestuarii includes:
- a CDS encoding UPF0262 family protein, whose product MAETSPSSDRIAAISLDESTVLARGPEVEQERAAALHDLAVDSHFRPLRAVDLGHAGPWSLRLAVVEGRLAIALRDHHGRDAGTIGLGLTRFRRAVREYFAICDSYYKALRKTSAKELETLDMARRGIHDRGARHLLEALEGKVELDHDTARRLFTLVCVLHIRG is encoded by the coding sequence ATGGCCGAGACCAGCCCTTCCAGCGACCGCATCGCGGCGATCTCGCTCGACGAATCGACCGTGCTCGCACGCGGGCCGGAGGTCGAGCAGGAACGCGCGGCGGCGCTGCACGACCTGGCGGTCGACAGCCATTTTCGCCCGCTGCGGGCCGTCGATCTCGGCCACGCAGGGCCCTGGTCGCTGCGGCTTGCGGTGGTCGAGGGGCGGCTGGCGATCGCGCTGCGCGATCATCATGGCCGCGATGCCGGGACGATCGGGCTGGGCCTGACGCGCTTCCGCCGCGCGGTGCGCGAATATTTCGCCATCTGCGACAGCTATTACAAGGCGCTCCGCAAGACCTCGGCGAAGGAACTCGAGACGCTCGACATGGCCCGGCGCGGCATCCACGACCGCGGCGCGCGCCACCTGCTCGAAGCGCTCGAGGGCAAGGTCGAACTCGACCACGATACGGCGCGCAGGCTTTT